In the genome of Aequorivita sp. H23M31, the window CTATATGAAGTTCTATTCTGGCCTCATCAGTTACTCGAATATCATCGCCCATATTTTTGCAGTATATCTTTTAACGAATGTGTTATCAATGTTCCATTTTCATCACGCTCAATCATACCATCCATCATCACCTTATATTCCTCTGACAGGAATTCAAGATAATTTTTTAGGGATCTTTTCTGAAGTTTCGCCTGTTTTTCAAGAATTTCAATTGCTTTATTATCGAGTTCGATTATTTTTTTTGTCTTTCCCATTGTATATGGATTTTATATTGCAACGCTTATTCCCCCGAAGTAAAGCAATGTAGATATGCATATTAATATGATTGGCTTTGTCTCATTATGTCCAATACGGTTACTTCCTCTCCCTGAATATTATAGTAAAATGAATATGGAAAGATTCTGAAATGGACAATTCGTACATTTCGATATCGAATTTGGAACAGATAAGGGTTTTTCTCCAAAAACTCAATATGTTCATCAAAATCAATAAGAAATTCCATTCTCTTGTCCAAGGCATCGTAAAAGCATTCAGCTTTCTTCAGCTCGCGTTCCGCTTCAATCGACAGTCTTACGCGAAATGCCATATTTCTTTCTTATTTCATCG includes:
- a CDS encoding type II toxin-antitoxin system RelE/ParE family toxin translates to MAFRVRLSIEAERELKKAECFYDALDKRMEFLIDFDEHIEFLEKNPYLFQIRYRNVRIVHFRIFPYSFYYNIQGEEVTVLDIMRQSQSY